One window of Archangium lipolyticum genomic DNA carries:
- a CDS encoding Rpn family recombination-promoting nuclease/putative transposase has translation MSGPHDLFARYTFGHPERAAAELRAVLPSHVVSQVDWSSLRREPGSVVDPELRETESDLLFSARLRTGHPLLLYVLLEHQSSVDGWMALRMLRYVVRQVERWRQEHPESVLLPLIIPLVMYHGSEGAWTAPRRVEELFELPEEEREQWRALVPRFEYLLDDLTAEREEALRMRSGPPLARLAWLVLRHGRSGELARKLPEWVALFAQVQEGPEGAEHLVVLIRYLLWVGDETVHEAARGVLHSVLDEQRAEELMRSYGEQLIERGLQQGLARGLEEGRQQGLSRGRAEDILRILVARGVHVDEVARQHVLTCTDVATLDRWFDRSLNATTLSDVLDDLSV, from the coding sequence ATGTCAGGGCCTCATGACCTCTTCGCCCGCTACACCTTCGGCCACCCCGAGCGGGCCGCCGCCGAGCTGCGCGCCGTCCTGCCCTCTCATGTCGTCTCGCAGGTGGACTGGTCGTCCCTGAGGAGGGAGCCCGGCAGTGTGGTGGACCCGGAGCTGAGGGAGACCGAGAGCGACCTGCTCTTCTCGGCCCGGCTGCGCACGGGCCACCCGCTGCTGCTGTACGTGCTACTGGAGCACCAGTCGTCGGTGGATGGGTGGATGGCGCTGAGAATGCTGCGCTACGTGGTGCGCCAGGTGGAGCGCTGGCGCCAGGAGCACCCCGAGAGTGTGTTGCTCCCCCTCATCATCCCGCTCGTCATGTACCACGGGTCGGAGGGAGCCTGGACCGCCCCGCGCCGGGTGGAGGAACTCTTCGAGCTACCCGAAGAGGAGCGAGAGCAGTGGCGAGCACTGGTGCCTCGATTCGAATACCTGCTCGACGACCTGACGGCCGAGCGGGAAGAGGCGTTGAGGATGCGCTCCGGTCCGCCGCTGGCCCGGCTGGCCTGGCTCGTGCTGCGCCATGGGCGCAGTGGGGAGTTGGCCCGGAAGTTACCGGAGTGGGTGGCGCTCTTCGCCCAGGTGCAGGAGGGACCGGAGGGGGCCGAGCATCTGGTGGTGCTCATCCGGTACCTGCTGTGGGTGGGGGATGAGACCGTCCATGAAGCGGCCAGAGGGGTGTTACATTCAGTGCTGGATGAGCAACGAGCGGAGGAGCTGATGCGCAGCTATGGCGAGCAACTCATCGAGCGGGGACTCCAGCAGGGTCTGGCGAGGGGCCTGGAGGAGGGCCGGCAGCAGGGGCTGAGCCGAGGGCGTGCCGAGGACATCCTGCGGATTCTCGTCGCGCGGGGAGTACACGTCGATGAGGTGGCCCGGCAGCACGTCCTCACCTGCACGGACGTGGCCACCCTCGACCGCTGGTTCGACCGTTCCTTGAACGCCACCACGCTTT